TCATCGCCATTGTTTTCAAGGCATCGTTAAAATTATTTTTCAACCCGCCGAAGAGGGGCCAGGGGGTGCTAAACCGATGATTGAAGCGGGGGTTTTAAAGAACCCGGATGTGGATGCTTTAATTGGGTTACACCTGTGGAATAATTTACCCTTGGGAACTATTGGCGTTCGCAGTGGGGCGTTAATGGCGGCCGTTGAGAAATTTCAATGTACAATTTATGGAAAAGGGGGACATGGTGCTATTCCCCATCAAACCATTGATTCCATTGTAGTTGCTTCTCAGATTGTTTTAGGGTTACAAACGATTGTTTCTCGCAATGTTAATCCCTTAGATGCGGCGGTGGTTTCAGTCGGTTCCCTTCAGGCTGGAAAAGCCGATAATGTGATTGCTGATAGTGCTAAAATGTTGGGAACGGTTCGATATTTTAATCCCGCTTATCAAGGCTTTTTTGGCAAACGAGTTGAACAAATTATTGCTGGTATTTGTCAGAGTCATGGAGCTACTTATCAACTCAATTACGCGCCTTTATATCCTCCTGTTATTAATAATAAACGGATCGCGGAATTGGTACAAAGCGTAGCGGAAACAGTGGTAGAAACTCCGGCGGGAATTGTGCCTGAATGTCAAACTATGGCAGCCGAAGATATCTCTTATTTTCTGCAAGCGGTTCCGGGTTGTTATTTCTTTTTAGGATCAGCAAATCCCGATAAAAAGTTGGATTTTCCTCACCATCATCCTTGTTTTGATTTTGATGAAACCGTCTTAGGAATGGGTGTAGAAATGTTTGTTCGCTGTGTGGAAAAATTCTACACGCTGCATCATTAATTCTGGATTCAAGGCGATTAAATTGTTAGAGATCCAAAGCTAAATATAAGAACCTGGCGTAGAAATTCGCTATTTCTACGCCAATTAGAATGGCGGCTGAAAAAAGCACTCTGGAACCCCGATTTTCCTCATC
This genomic stretch from Planktothrix sp. FACHB-1365 harbors:
- a CDS encoding M20 family metallopeptidase, producing MVSTIPSLNSVHVSKLRLDIRNLQPQLVEWRRRLHQYPELGFTETLTAEFVSQHLKKWGIDHQTGIAKTGIVATIDSGKPGPVLAIRADLDALPIQEENNVPYQSQHPGIMHACGHDGHTAIALGTAYYLAHHRHCFQGIVKIIFQPAEEGPGGAKPMIEAGVLKNPDVDALIGLHLWNNLPLGTIGVRSGALMAAVEKFQCTIYGKGGHGAIPHQTIDSIVVASQIVLGLQTIVSRNVNPLDAAVVSVGSLQAGKADNVIADSAKMLGTVRYFNPAYQGFFGKRVEQIIAGICQSHGATYQLNYAPLYPPVINNKRIAELVQSVAETVVETPAGIVPECQTMAAEDISYFLQAVPGCYFFLGSANPDKKLDFPHHHPCFDFDETVLGMGVEMFVRCVEKFYTLHH